In the genome of Euleptes europaea isolate rEulEur1 chromosome 7, rEulEur1.hap1, whole genome shotgun sequence, one region contains:
- the PNOC gene encoding prepronociceptin: MRILLWGVWFFSLLAYTLSDCRRDCLNCHRHLYSHQDDFSLLICVMECEGKLFSSATWGSCNKATGKASLLLGLDSLEEAANRPLEMWDGSLFRSRGHLKQLGDLSRMVDLSKAEDEKQVSKVSSLIRQPEAEEVTSDGSQAPLGDLQDQLEIPKRLGGFLSGPFGFGQVAEPDVQELQKRYGGFIGVRKSARKWHNQKRFSEFLKQYLGMSPRSVEYDGFGDDLKEQNEI, from the exons ATGAGGATCCTACTATGGGGTGTCTGGTTCTTCAGCCTGCTTGCCTACACGCTCAGTGACTGCCGGAGGGACTGCCTGAACTGCCACAGACACTTGTATAGCCATCAGGATGATTTCAGTCTTCTT ATCTGCGTTATGGAATGTGAAGGGAAGCTCTTTTCTAGCGCCACCTGGGGATCCTGTAACAAAGCAACTGGGAAGGCCTCTTTGCTGCTGGGTCTCGACAGTTTAGAAGAAGCAGCTAATCGACCCTTGGAGATGTGGGATGGCAGCCTGTTCAGAAGCAGAGGCCACCTCAAACAGCTTGGTGACCTGTCTAGAATGGTGGATCTCAGCAAGGCGGAAGATGAGAAGCAAGTTTCAAAAGTGAGTAGTCTCATCCGCCAACCAGAGGCAGAAGAAGTCACAAGCGATGGAAGCCAAGCACCACTGGGGGACTTACAAGACCAGCTTGAGATTCCCAAGAGGTTGGGTGGTTTTCTGAGTGGACCCTTTGGTTTCGGGCAGGTGGCGGAACCTGATGTTCAAGAGCTTCAGAAACGGTATGGAGGCTTCATCGGGGTCCGAAAGTCGGCCCGGAAGTGGCATAACCAGAAAAGGTTCAGTGAGTTCCTGAAGCAGTACCTGGGGATGTCCCCACGATCTGTCGAATATGATGGCTTTGGTGATGACCTGAAGGAACAGAACGAAATCTAG